In one window of Myotis daubentonii chromosome 13, mMyoDau2.1, whole genome shotgun sequence DNA:
- the FOXI2 gene encoding forkhead box protein I2, with protein sequence MSLGSEPPGQARERPDMATYCDGLGACPAPHSQARAASHPTGYGRRDPGAAGVGPRLWLNTPALGPAPYAPPSYTAPGPLLGAPGGLAGADLAWLGLPGQQELLRLVRPPYSYSALIAMAIQSAPLRRLTLSQIYQFVAGNFPFYRCSQAGWQNSIRHNLSLNDCFRKVPRGEGDPGKGNYWTLDPNCEKMFDHGNFRRKRRRRREAGEALPGARGPGVARTPVMDALGTGSPDPQAPVSPSASEAATCFSGFASAMGALAGGLGAFPGGTVAGNLPFSQPAVVAADSPQPPGPSPGRPTGHQTAAAGFRVSHLVYSREGTGV encoded by the exons ATGAGCTTGGGGTCAGAGCCGCCCGGCCAGGCCCGGGAGCGGCCGGACATGGCCACATACTGCGACGGCTTGGGGGCCTGCCCGGCCCCGCACAGCCAGGCCCGGGCAGCCTCCCACCCCACGGGCTACGGGCGCAGGGACCCGGGCGCAGCGGGCGTTGGCCCGCGCCTGTGGCTGAACACGCCGGCTCTCGGTCCCGCGCCCTACGCGCCCCCCAGCTACACCGCCCCGGGCCCGCTCCTGGGCGCCCCGGGCGGCCTGGCGGGCGCGGACCTGGCCTGGCTGGGCCTCCCGGGGCAGCAGGAGCTGCTGAGGCTGGTGCGGCCGCCCTACTCCTACTCCGCGCTCATCGCCATGGCCATCCAGAGCGCGCCGCTGCGCCGGCTGACGCTCAGCCAGATCTACCAGTTCGTGGCCGGCAACTTCCCCTTCTACCGGTGCAGCCAGGCGGGCTGGCAGAACTCCATCCGCCACAACCTCTCTCTCAATGACTGCTTCAGGAAGGTGCCCCGCGGCGAGGGCGACCCAG GCAAAGGCAACTACTGGACCCTGGACCCCAACTGCGAGAAGATGTTCGACCACGGGAACTTCCGACGGAAGCGCAGGAGGCGCAGGGAGGCGGGCGAGGCGCTCCCGGGAGCCCGGGGTCCGGGAGTTGCCCGGACGCCGGTGATGGATGCCCTGGGCACGGGGTCCCCAGACCCGCAGGCCCCCGTGTCCCCGTCCGCTTCCGAGGCGGCCACCTGCTTCTCCGGCTTCGCCTCGGCCATGGGCGCCCTGGCTGGCGGCCTGGGCGCCTTCCCCGGGGGCACGGTGGCGGGCAACCTTCCTTTCTCGCAGCCCGCGGTGGTGGCTGCggacagcccccagccccctggccCCTCGCCAGGCCGCCCCACGGGCCACCAGACCGCGGCCGCAGGCTTCAGGGTCAGTCACTTGGTCTACAGCCGGGAAGGGACCGGAGTTTGA